In one Zymoseptoria tritici IPO323 chromosome 10, whole genome shotgun sequence genomic region, the following are encoded:
- a CDS encoding SWI/SNF complex protein (Chromatin remodeling complex subunit B; probable ortholog of yeast SWI3 & RSC8; components of the SWI/SNF and RSC chromatin remodeling complexes.) produces the protein MLEDNDEAATKKPTSDSQPAPVSDNPLDAPDAPAPENAEDGGDDEEMADTKDDTPAGEAAPAVTKAAAEQSARSHLIDQNHAIILPSYSAWFDMHEIHNLERKALPEFFNNRNRSKTPAVYKDYRDFMVNTYRLNPAEYLTVTACRRNLAGDVCAIMRVHAFLEQWGLINYQIDPDTRPSNIGPPFTGHFRITADTPRGLQPHQPAPGSTITAGKPHPGTERLAAAGKADLNLEVRRNIYDDKGKDVTPAKTEGDANGEAAKSLEEGLKQDGKQYFCYSCGKDCTRVRYHNSKNPTASAATPKPSKDQRYDLCSLCYQEGRFPSSTTSADYTKLENERYRSLGDKESPWSDSELLLLLEGLEMFDDNWESVADHVGSRTREECVLKFLQLEIEDKYLEDAPANGTAEGIGAQDLAYLSGGRLPFSQFDNPVMSVMGFLAGLADPATTAKAAGRSVEEMRRTLKSRIENEATPGAEKDKDASSSSVKPEDRGESMDVDDTTSLATREPPSSSNDLPTTALSLTAARAAALASQTERQLTAQVSAAVNLQLQKLELKLQQFSEMEALLQAERREVERMRQRLFLDRLQFRKRVRETESKLAGMKISPAVGEKLTMDGQEGQGEGVEPFQEGMEGFMKHEI, from the exons ATGCTGGAAGACAACGACGAGGCCGCGACCAAGAAGCCCACGAGCGATTCTCAACCCGCGCCAGTATCAGACAATCCTCTAGATGCGCCGGATGCGCCTGCACCGGAGAATGCGGAGgacggtggtgatgatgaggagatggCAGACACGAAGGATGACACACCTGCTGGTGAGGCTGCACCCGCAGTCACGAAAGCAGCCGCAGAACAATCCGCGCGTTCGCATCTGATCGATCAGAACCATGCCATTATCCTCCCATCATACAGCGCGTGGTTTGATATGCACGAGATCCATAACTTGGAGCGCAAAGCATTGCCAGAGTTCTTCAACAACCGCAACCGTAGCAAGACTCCGGCTGTGTACAAGGACTACCGCGATTTCATGGTCAACACATACCGACTTAACCCGGCGGAATACCTCACAGTGACCGCGTGTCGGCGGAATTTGGCTGGAGATGTGTGCGCGATCATGCGCGTTCACGCTTTTCTTGAGCAATGGGGCTTGATCAATTACCAG ATCGATCCCGACACACGACCTTCGAACATCGGCCCACCTTTCACAGGGCACTTCCGCATCACGGCCGACACTCCCCGAGGCCTTCAGCCACATCAGCCAGCGCCTGGTAGCACCATTACCGCCGGCAAACCCCACCCAGGCACAGAACGATTGGCGGCAGCTGGCAAGGCCGATCTGAACTTGGAGGTGCGGAGGAATATCTACGACGACAAGGGCAAGGACGTCACTCCTGCGAAGACCGAGGGAGATGCGAACGGTGAAGCAGCGAAGAGTCTGGAGGAGGGTTTGAAGCAAGACGGAAAACAATACTTCTGCTACTCATGCGGCAAGGACTGCACACGTGTGCGATACCACAACTCCAAGAATCCGACTGCCAGTGCGGCCACACCGAAGCCCAGCAAGGACCAGAGATACGACCTGTGCAGTCTGTGCTACCAGGAAGGCAGGTTTCCCAGCTCAACAACATCCGCAGACTACACAAAGCTGGAGAATGAGCGTTATCGAAGTCTGGGTGACAAGGAATCTCCTTGGTCGGACTCCGAGCTCTTGCTGCTTTTGGAGGGTCTAGAGATGTTTGACGACAATTGGGAATCTGTCGCTGATCACGTCGGATCAAGAACAAGAGAAGAGTGCGTACTGAAGTTCCTTCAGCTGGAGATCGAAGACAAGTACCTCGAGGATGCTCCAGCGAATGGCACTGCGGAAGGGATTGGCGCACAAGATCTCGCCTACCTCTCCGGCGGCCGTCTCCCATTCAGCCAATTCGACAACCCCGTCATGTCCGTCATGGGCTTCCTCGCCGGTCTCGCGGATCCAGCAACGACCGCCAAAGCCGCCGGCCGCAGTGTCGAAGAAATGCGCCGCACCCTCAAATCCCGCATCGAAAACGAAGCCACGCCCGGTGccgagaaggacaaggatgcatcttcttcctccgtcAAACCCGAAGACCGCGGCGAGAGCATGGACGTCGACGACACCACTTCTCTCGCCACGCGcgaacctccttcttcttccaacgACCTCCCCACCACCGCGCTTTCCCTCACCGCAGCTCGCGCCGCGGCTCTCGCTTCCCAGACCGAACGTCAACTCACCGCCCAAGTCTCTGCGGCTGTGAACCTGCAACTGCAGAAGTTGGAACTCAAACTCCAGCAATTCAGCGAGATGGAAGCTTTGCTACAAGCGGAGCGGAGGGAGGTCGAGCGCATGCGCCAGCGGTTGTTTCTGGATCGACTGCAGTTCAGGAAGAGGGTGAGGGAGACGGAGAGTAAGTTGGCGGGTATGAAGATTAGTCCCGCTGTGGGAGAGAAGTTGACGATGGATGGGCAAGAGGGACAAGGGGAGGGCGTGGAGCCGTTTCAGGAGGGGATGGAGGGGTTTATGAAGCATGAGATTTAG
- a CDS encoding SNF2 family DNA-dependent ATPase domain-containing protein gives MANSPYPTAPAQPQPRPQAPSQFQHQHQIQRPTGFDPKVLLNPGGASNTAADDERFDGDFGVGNLISRHHNLTDRAEAPAKRRKVMSSGDDDNDQLKKSRGPASHIGNGGGIISDSIKKSQDKEEDSQQPAQPSIDLTVDDDAQDDDDDDVQFVSEVLKPSKDNANEEVCLGVLHVSGNVHRIPAPSSSKTANALGREMWPPMRLIFKKENAANNIIDLYDPTRAKFGTLEARAAAALGPMITGAPTLKLRCIFSLPGRKRSQDEYPGMRVSQNVKVDATLFSSRQAADQIGKYLSKRQYFLTTPLISPGRPVLNPQIPKNYGPAVGGTSSTTRVSGTVTYVVRTAEEMRSQASMMFDKIMDDSKLPGMEADSAIIRTPLMDHQKKGLHFLVDHERASSEYKDVKELPSHSLWLPSDNGRKTWYHIITGHEVREMPEEIRGGILADVMGLGKTLSIMSLVAATQAASRQFRVTPASGALVNAKATLIICPKSVLSNWTEQIGAHSVPGMIKSYVYHGPGRTQDLEFLAAQDVVLTSYNTAAAEFGDGMGKKKALSSITWFRIVLDEAHGIRTQSTQVSKACCALKAERRWAVTGTPIQNGLSDLGTLVKFLRIKPFDDNHTWNQHINAKFKTGDVSVLEQLKLLVGSITLRREKDTVIVGKRVQTRVRLDPSPDEELLYNRFAKTSRTHFHNITGGGTAIRGKAYAHVLKSIGRLRAICAHGREMLSEEDMKEIEGDDPSNAMVVDLGEEPEFTKDDDFITEKQAFETFTAMQDSEVDSCQRCGEKLGKQADEAADTTTDEEKSDDNDLLGHLTPCFHVICAGCEAHHREEVKKTATADNHHDCSWCGNYVRFGMFPLRRSAIDRFVEARRASKLTKAAKWDEDTYTGPHTKVKALLENLAISAQQTAVLPPGEPPVRSVVFSGWTSYLDLIEYALMRENIGFVRLDGTMSVKTRTANLNIFKNNDNITVLLASIKAAGQGLNLTSANKVYVMEPQFNPGVEEQAVDRVHRLGQKRDVEIVHYIMKGSVEEGILKLQEKKKNLAKLSMDRKKSKAEDSLQKMNDIKDLFK, from the exons ATGGCTAACTCGCCATACCCTACAGCGCCAGCACAGCCTCAGCCTCGTCCCCAGGCTCCAAGCCAATTccaacatcaacaccaaATTCAGCGACCTACAGGCTTCGATCCGAAAGTCTTGCTGAACCCAGGGGGAGCATCAAACACCGCTGCTGATGACGAGCGGTTCGATGGCGACTTTGGCGTTGGCAACCTGATCTCGAGGCACCACAACCTCACGGACCGGGCAGAAGCGCCCGCAAAGCGACGCAAAGTCATGTCCAGCGgagacgacgacaacgatcAGCTGAAGAAGTCCCGCGGTCCAGCATCTCATATCGGCAATGGCGGCGGTATCATCAGCGACAGCATCAAGAAGTCTCAAGACAAGGAGGAGGACTCGCAGCAACCCGCACAGCCATCGATCGACCTCACCGTTGACGACGATGCGCaagatgatgacgacgatgatgtccAGTTCGTGTCAGAAGTTCTCAAGCCATCCAAGGATAACGCCAACGAGGAAGTCTGTCTTGGAGTCCTCCATGTGTCTGGCAACGTCCACAGGATCCCGGCGCCGTCTTCCAGCAAGACCGCCAATGCCCTGGGTCGTGAAATGTGGCCTCCAATGAGACTGATCTTCAAGAAGGAGAATGCGGccaacaacatcatcgaTCTGTACGATCCCACAAGAGCCAAATTTGGCACCTTAGAGGCGAGAGCTGCAGCGGCTCTTGGCCCAATGATCACAGGAGCTCCTACCTTGAAGTTGCGATGCATCTTCAGTCTGCCCGGTCGGAAGCGATCGCAAGATGAATATCCCGGCATGCGTGTATCACAGAATGTCAAGGTCGACGCCACGCTGTTCTCGTCTCGCCAAGCGGCAGATCAAATCGGCAAATATCTCTCGAAGCGCCAGTACTTCTTGACGACCCCTCTCATCAGCCCCGGGCGGCCGGTGCTCAACCCACAGATCCCGAAGAACTACGGTCCTGCGGTGGGTGgaacttcttcgacgaccAGGGTGAGCGGGACCGTCACATACGTCGTGCGCACCGCGGAGGAAATGCGCAGCCAGGCGAGCATGATGTTCGATAAGATCATGGATGATTCAAAGCTGCCGGGGATGGAGGCGGACAGTGCAATCATTCGGACACCTCTGATGGACCATCAGAAGAAGGGCCTTCACTTCCTCGTCGACCACGAGCGGGCAAGTTCGGAGTACAAGGACGTTAAAGAGCTTCCCAGCCACTCACTTTGGCTACCGTCTGACAATGGCCGCAAAACTTGGTACCACATCATTACCGGCCATGAGGTCCGCGAAATGCCTGAAGAAATCCGAGGCGGTATCCTGGCAGATGTCATGGGTTTGGGAAAGACTCTCAGCATCATGTCCCTTGTGGCGGCAACACAAGCCGCCTCACGACAATTTCGAGTGACACCAGCATCCGGCGCCCTGGTCAATGCAAAGGCTACTCTTATCATCTGCCCCAAGTCGGTGCTGTCCAACTGGACCGAACAGATTGGAGCCCACAGCGTTCCAGGCATGATCAAGTCGTACGTTTACCACGGTCCCGGCAGAACGCAGGATCTGGAGTTTCTGGCGGCTCAAGACGTGGTGCTCACATCGTACAACACGGCCGCTGCTGAGTTTGGCGATGGGATGGGCAAAAAGAAGGCCCTCTCGAGCATCACCTGGTTCCGCATCGTGCTTGACGAGGCGCACGGTATTCGGACACAGTCTACACAGGTCTCGAAGGCATGCTGCGCTCTCAAGGCTGAGCGTCGCTGGGCTGTGACTGGAACACCCATTCAGAACGGACTTTCAGATCTCGGCACCCTCGTCAAGTTCCTACGCATTAAGCCCTTCGACGACAACCATACCTGGAATCAGCACATCAATGCCAAGTTCAAGACTGGCGATGTCAGCGTCCTTGAACAGCTTAAGCTGCTCGTCGGAAGCATCACTCTGCGTCGTGAGAAGGATACTGTCATCGTTGGGAAGCGAGTTCAGACTAGAGTGCGACTGGATCCATCGCCCGACGAAGAGCTGCTTTACAACCGATTCGCCAAGACCAGCCGTACTCACTTCCACAACATCACTGGAGGCGGCACCGCGATCCGCGGTAAGGCTTATGCTCACGTTCTCAAGTCTATCGGCCGGCTGCGCGCCATCTGTGCGCACGGTCGAGAGATGTTGAGCGAAGAGGACATGAAAGAGATCGAAGGCGACGATCCAAGCAACGCCATGGTCGTGGATCTCGGAGAAGAGCCTGAATTTACAAAGGATGATGACTTTATCACGGAGAAGCAGGCGTTTGAAACTTTCACGGCGATGCAGGACAGTGAAGTGGATAGCTGTCAACGCTGTGGCGAAAAATTGGGCAAGCAGGCGGATGAAGCGGCTGATACCACAacggacgaggagaagagtGAT GACAATGACCTGCTTGGTCACCTCACGCCTTGCTTTCACGTCATCTGCGCGGGCTGCGAAGCACATCATCGCGAGGAGGTCAAGAAGACTGCGACAGCAGACAATCACCACGACTGCAGCTGGTGCGGAAACTACGTGCGCTTTGGCATGTTCCCACTCCGTCGTTCCGCCATCGACCGCTTCGTCGAAGCACGTCGCGCATCCAAGCTCACCAAAGCGGCAAAATGGGACGAAGACACTTACACCGGTCCTCATACCAAGGTCAAAGCCCTGCTTGAAAACCTTGCAATTTCCGCCCAGCAAACCGCCGTCCTTCCGCCCGGCGAGCCGCCCGTTCGCTCTGTCGTCTTCTCGGGCTGGACATCCTACCTCGACCTCATCGAGTATGCCCTTATGCGCGAGAACATCGGCttcgtccgcctcgacggcACCATGTCCGTCAAGACCCGTACCGCTAACCTCAACATCTTCAAGAACAATGACAACATTaccgtcctcctcgcctccatcAAAGCCGCCGGTCAAGGTCTGAACCTTACCTCCGCCAACAAGGTCTACGTCATGGAGCCACAGTTCAACCCCGGTGTCGAGGAGCAGGCGGTGGATCGCGTGCATCGTCTTGGTCAGAAGCGAGACGTCGAAATCGTGCATTACATTATGAAGGGGAGCGTGGAGGAGGGAATTCTGAAGttgcaggagaagaagaagaacttGGCGAAGTTGAGCATGGAtcggaagaagtcgaaggcggaggattCATTGCAGAAGATGAACGACATCAAGGATCTTTTCAAGTGA